CGATCCAAGTCTTCTAGCAGTTCACTTGGCTTGACCTTGCCGGATTCATGCAGCGCGATTTCGATAGCGGTGAATTCAAGATCCGTTAGAACCTCAATCGCCTCCCGCAACTCCATCTCGGGCCAGCACTCAGTCGATGCTGAAACAAACACGTTTCGTCCTTCCTAACTATCGATGCTCGTCACGCGTCGATCGAACGTCTTTGAACGCCGACCGTGACGAGCGAAAATTTCCGTAACCGTTGTTGTGCTTTCGAAGCACCTATTCGTAAACCGCCTAAAACGCCACGGCTTACCGAAGCCACACAGCTTACCGCGGCGAGGGCTTCCAGCAATAGACCGGTTTTGAATCGGTCGACGTGATTGAACCAGCCTGCTGACCGGCAAAGTTCGCCAGGTGTGTGCGGAATCGCACGAGCTAGTTTTTCCCGACTGCTTTCATGACTTCGGCGGCGACTTGGTCGATCGACTTGCCCGTCGTGTCAACGCGGAAATCAGCGGACGATTCATACAGGTCGTGTCGATCGGCCAATAGTCGCTCGATTTCTTCGCGCTGCGACAACGCGGTCAGAGCAGGCCGTCGGTCGGCCGTTGACGCATCCGCCAATACCCGGCCACAGATCTCGTCGGCCGTCGCATCCAACCAGACTCGCACGCCCGTCGATGCCAACACTTCTCGGTTTTCGGCACGCAAAATCGCACCTCCGCCTAACGAAATGATCGATGCACGACCAGCCGCGACTTCGACGAGGGCCGCAGATTCGAGATCACGAAACAGTGATTCGCCACCTTCGGCGAAGATCTCGCGAATCGATTTTTCTGCCTTTTTCTCGATCACCTCGTCCAGGTCGATCGAGGGTGCGGCCCAAGCAGCCGCTAGCCTAGCGGCCACGGAAGTCTTGCCCGTGCCGCGGAATCCAGTCAAATACAGGTGGCGTGTGATCAACATAGTTAGACGATGACAAAAAAAGCGAAATCCGACAAGCAACCTGCTGCTGTGAATCATGCAAAGTCACGCCGTACGGCGATGATCGTGGGGGCGATCGCGCTCTCACTGCTGCCGTTTGTCGTGATCGAATGGGCCGTACGAACTTTTGCGGATCCCCCCGCGGCCGTCGATGTTCACTCGGTCGTGGGCCTGGATCATTTGCAGCCACTGTTTGAACTGGACCCCGCGTCAGATCGATATCGCATTCCGGATTGGCGTTTACAATTCTTTTGTCGCGACTCGTTTCCACGCGTCAAATCCGCCGGCACGCGACGTGTGTTTGTGTTGGGAGGATCGACAGTTCAGGGGCGACCGTTTTCAACCGAGACTGCGTTTTCAACTTGGCTACGTTTGCAATTGCAGGCTGCTGACCCAAACACGAACTTCGAAGTCATCAATTGTGGCGGCGTTTCTTACGCCAGCTATCGCGTCGCAAAAATCCTTGACGAGGTGCTCGCCTATCAGCCTGACGCGATCGTGATCTACACCGGCCATAACGAATTCTTGGAAGACCGCAGCTACGAGCATATTCGCCAGCTCGGGCCGATTCGCCGCAGCATTACTCGGGCCACCTCGTCGTGGGCGACTGCTCGCTGGATCCAACGCAAACTGATGCCGCCTGAAATTCGCGCACCGATGATCTTGGCGACGGAAGTCGACACGCGGCTTGATCATATCGGTGGTCTGGATTCCTACCAGAACGATCCGACTTGGCGAAGCGAAGTGGAGAGTCAATTCAGTCAATCGTTCAGCGGAATGCTAAGTGCAGCGAAAGCTGCGAAGGTTCCCGTTATCGTTTGCTCGCCATCGAGCGATTTGGTCAACACACCACCCTTCAAATCAGATCCCACGGTGGCACGTTTCGACGCATCGCTGACTTACGCCGCGGGCCGGGCGAAATGGGAAGCAGGAGAAGTCGCCGAGGCAAAACGATTGCTCGTGCTGGCTAAAAACCAAGACATTTGCCCTTTGCGCGCAACCGATGCGATCGTCCAATCCGTACATGACGCCTGTCGTGATTTCGAGACACCGATGATCGATACCGACGAATTGTTTGACATGCGAAATCACCTAGGCGCGAAAGTGTCCGACGGAATTGCAGATCCCGAATTTTTTGCGGACCACGTTCACCCAACCATTGCCGGGCACCAACGAATCGCGGCTGCACTTTTGGAAAAGTTCACCAACAAAGGGTGGGTCACAATCAGCTCATCATCCCAAGCGAGGTTCGAAGCCGCGGCGGCTTCGCATCTGTCATCGCTCGACGAGACGTATTATGCACGCGGTCGTCAACGGTTGAGGGGACTTCGCCGCTGGGCGTCCGGGCGGGCGGCACTGCCGATTGCAGAAGACCAAAAGTCGCTAGAATAACGTTTGTTCATCCAAATCGCTTTTCACTCGCCAGCACTGCTGATGTGACGATTCGCTGGCAATACGTCCGCCCGGAAAAACTGATGCGTCAACTAATCGCCCTGGTCCTGTTCATCGGATTCGTTTCGCCTCCGGTGTTTCGACTTGCATCGGCCCAGAATTCCGAAAGCCAAAGTTTCGAAGTCCAGGATATTGCGAACCAAGGTTCCGCAAGTCAAGAGTCGTCCGCGCCGCTGAGTGCCGACAACATCCAACGCAGCCTGACGCGTGACAGCCCGATCGATGCCGACGATATTGCGGCGGCAAGCGGGTGGGCGTCCGGCAGTGGCATCGTGGATTGGCTGGGCCCGCTAGCGCCAGTTGCCTTATCGCCATTTTTCGGTGTCACCTGTTTGTCGGGCCTTGCGCTGTGGGGGCCGGACTGGGCAACCAACAATGCGGTACTAGGTGTGGCTGGACCACTTCGTAATGAGACGTTGTTCTTTATCTTTTTAGGGCTGACGTTGCTGACCAGTCTGCCGCGTCTGACCAAGGTCAGCAAACCGTTCGCACAGGCACTTGATCGTCTTGAAACTTACGCCGTCATCGTAATCTTGTTATCGATCAAGTTTGTGATGTCGATGGAAATGTCGGGCGACGAAGTCAGTGGCGAACCGCAAATCGCGATGGTCCAATTTGGCGTCGTCAGCATGTCGATCGACACGTTGCTGGCGATCGCAATGGTGATCAACGTGTTGGTCATCAACAGTGTTAAGTTCTTTTTCGAGTTCCTGGTTTGGTTGACGCCGGTTCCGTTTTTGGATGCTATTTTCGAAGTCTGCAACAAATCGTTGTGCGCCGTCTTGATGGGCATTTACGCCTATAGCCCGACGATTGCGACGGGCATCAACTTGGCGGTGTTGATCGTCGCGGCACTAATGTTGCGATGGATCAGCCGCCGTGTGCGTTTCTATCGAACAATGACGCTGGACCCGATCCTGGCAAAACTATGGACCAGTTTCGGAACTCCACGCAAACCGGAATTGATCGTTTTTCCAACGGATACGTTTGGACCGTTCAAGGCCAAGAGTCGGCTGCGAATGGCGGTTCATCCCGATGGCGGATGGAAGCTCTGCGAAGCGAATTGGTGGATGCCAGGGAACGAGCACTTGGTCGGCCCGGAAGCCAAACCGGCGGTTCGCGCAGGCTGGGTAATGAACACTCTGATCATCAAAGATGTCGATGGCCGTGAAGCAAAGTTGACGTTCAGTCGTCGTTACAACGAAGCCAAACTATCGGCATTGCTTCGAGACATGGGAATGGACGAAGCCGAAATCGATGAGGTGGTCGACCAGACGCTGGCAACTCAGTTCGCATAGAGGCGACAACAGGCTAAACGTCGGTGATCCGGCGTTTCGGTGCCTTTTGCGAACTTGGCGCGGCGCCGAAGTGAGGCTTCGGAACGGTGGCATGCGGCGGTTGGTTTCGTTCAACGCCATCCAAGTCACCAAGGTATTCTTCGCGAACCTTGGGGTGCCGTTTGACTTCTTCGGGTGTGCCGTCGATTAAGACCTGGCCTTGATAGATTACGTAGCAGCGATCCACCGTTCCTAAGATTTCTCGGGCTGCGTGGTCCGTGATCAGCACGCTGATTCCACTTTCACGCAGCTGCAGAATCACTTCTTGAATCGACTGGACCGTGACCGGGTCAATCCCGGCAAACGGTTCGTCAAGCATCACAATTTTTGGATTGGAAACCAAACAGCGAGCGATCTCCAACCGACGTCGCTCGCCACCGGAGAGGCCGCCCGCTTTGCTTTTACGAATGTGGGTGATGTTAAACTCTTCGAGCAACTCGTCCGTGCGAGCTTTGCGTGCCTTGCGGTCGATGCCAAGTAGTTCCAACAATGCCGAGATATTTTGCTCAACCGTCAAACTCTTGAACACGCTCGGTTCCTGTGGCAGGTAACCCATGTGCCCATCTCGAGCGCGGCGATACATCGGCCACGTGGTCACGTCGGCACCGTCCAGATAGACGCGGCCTCGATCCGGTTCGACCAGTCCACAGATCATGCGAAAACTGGTCGATTTGCCCGCACCGTTGGGACCTAGCAAGCCCACAATTTCGCCGCGGCCGACGTGCAAATTCACACCGTCAACAACCCGTCGACGGCCATACGTCTTTTGAAGCTCGAAGGCCTCTAAGATCCACGGGTTTTCGCTAGTCATGCTTGCAGTCCATTGCAGAGGTTCAATTTCGCTCTGAGATCACAATGAGAGGTCGATCGCGTCTCATTTACTTTACCGAATCAATTTCATTCGCTTGAAGTTCGGCGTAAACGGAACCGGCGAACTCCACGAGTGCGGCCAGAAAACCACCAGCGCCTTGCCGACCAACAAGTCACGCGGCACATAGGAATCATCGGCCCATCGCCAAGCCGGTTCATTGACACCGCGAGGCAGTTTGTACTGGCTTTTCGTGCCGGCCCAGCATCTCGCGTCGAGGCTCTCGGGGCTGTTGTCGCCCATTGGGAAAAACTGGTCTTCGTGCAAGGTGAACGAAACGGTACGCCGAGCTTGCCAGCCGATAAATTCGTCCCAGCGTTGGGGCATCGCAAAAACACTTTGAATGTCTCCCATCGAAACGCCGCTGCCGGCCAACCGGAACAGCGTGCTGTTGTCGTAATCGTTGATGCCGCCGAAGTTAGCATTGTTGGTGGCAATGTAATACTTGTCACGGCGAATCTGCAGATGTCGAACCGTTGCCTCACCACCCTTCACCGCCAACCCAACCGGTGCAGCGTCGAGCGGATCGTTTTTCGACCAACGTGGATAATCTTCGTCGCGACTCCGATAATCGCGGGCATCGAAAGTAGTCAACGAATCAAACTCGATCACGTCGCCATCGACCCAGAGGACCAATTGGTCATCGCAGTTGCTCAGTCGAACCGTATGGCGCGAACCGGCCTTGAATCCAGTTTCGGCTGTTGGCGAAGAGTTTGCTCCGGTGAAGTTCCTGGTTTCACCTTTCCCTGAGCCGGCGTCGATGATCGTGAGCTTTGCCCTGCCGTCGGCAAGATTGATTCGGCACTGATACTTGACGCCGGCTTCGACGATTTCGAGCGTGACTTCTTTTGCATCACTACTGGTCTCGATATCAGCTTCGGCGATCAGGTCGCCAACCCAGTGCATGCCGTCACGACCAATTTGCTGGTTTCCGCTGTCTTGACCGCCCCAAATGGCGACACCCCGAAATTGTTCGGGCCCAGCGCCACTGTCGTAGTTTTCGTTGAACTCGCCGTTGCTAAATCCGCCGTTGAGCGATCGTTCCAGACTGCCACCGCCTGATGTTGACGGCCGTTCCTTGTAAACGTATCCGGCCGGGACATGGATGTACGAATCGTAGGCGTAAAAATCGGTGATCGCTTGCGACTGATACGCGTCAACGTCCGAAAGTGATTGACCGGCATCCGCGGCCGACCATTGTTCGTCGGTGGGAAAGCGATGGAAGTAACGCAGCCATTGATCAGCGTCAGCCGGTGCCTTGACCGTTGCGACAAAGCCGTCCGTTTTACGGTCGGTGGTCCAAGAGTTTTCCGGCGGCGAATCGGCGCCTTCGGCCCATGCTTGCCAGCGACTTGGGTAGTCAGCATTGACGAGCGACTCGGATTGGAAGTCAGTGTCGTAGACCAACTGGCTCATCGCCATCAACGTGGTCGGCGGTTTGCGCAGGATCATCGACTTGTCGTTCGTACCGGTGCGACGCGCGTAAACATCGCCGTGGCTAAGCGTCAGCGTTTCGGTCGGCAATCCGACCAATCGCTTGATGTAGTTTTGCTTGGGATTTCCTGGATACTTGAAGACAATCACATCCCATCGATCGGGATCGTGGATCATGTATTTGAATTTGCTGACCAGGATTCGGTCGCCATTGAATGTGGTGTCTTCGCCGTTGTCCTTTAGGTCCAACGAATTGACGTGACGACAGTTCGGGCAGACACCGCCGACGACAACCAAGTTCGTGCTTGCACCGGATCGTTCGCGACTCGCACCAACTTGGAACTGTTGTCCACACTGGTCGCACGACAAGTCTTTGTGGGCTCCCATCAATGTCGGTGCCATCGAACCAGTGGGGATCACGAAGGCTTCGGCCAAGAAGGCGCGAAACAGCAGCGCCAGGATGAACGCGACCACGAAGGCTTCGACGGTTTCTCGCTGGGCGGCGACCCGAAACGACTCGGCGCGCTTCTCGGCAGGCGTGCGTTGATCTTGATTGGCGGCCGCCTCCGCTGCTTCTTGTTTGATTCGATCAGCGTTTTTGGCTCGGGCCATCAGTCGACTCAGGGCATCAATGGAGTGGGGACAAAGAGAAAACAGCTAACGTAGCGTGCCGCATCCTAGCCATTTCCCCTGATTTACGGAACTTCGATTCATTCGGCGAAAGCGTCTGAATCTTGGCAAATGGAAGCTGAGGGGCCTCAGGCAATCGTTTGAGGGTCGCTGGCAGGCGTCAAAGCCGGCATTTTGGCTCGGTTTCCCTATCGAAACCATCGGACTCGGCCGACCGCTGATCGGTATTACGTGGCGGCCTTACGGTGCGAAAGGTAGGTGTAGTTGCCAAGCGATTTCTCGTAGAACGCGACCGTCTCGCCCGCTTGTTCGTTATTCAGCACGCCTCGCTGAAGTGCGTCTTCGACTGCTTCTTGCAGCTTGTCGACCAATTCGCGAGTTTCATACTGGACGTAGCCCAGCACTTCTTGGACGGTATCGCCCTTGACGATCGACTGTACCTTGACGTTTCCGTCGGCGATATCGACATGGACTGCGTGCGTATCGCCAAACAGATTGTGCAGGTCACCCAAAATTTCTTGATAGGCACCGACCATCATCACAGCCAATTGATACGGCTGGCCTACCGTGTGTTCATGCAGCATCAGAGTGCGGCTGCGCTTACCGCCACAGATAAAACCGTCGACCTTGCCGTCGCTGTCGCAAGTGATGTCGCCCAGCACCGCGTGCCGAGTTGGTTTTTCGGCCAACCGATGGATCGGCATGATCGGGAACAATTGGTCGATCGCCCACGAGTCAGGCATCGACTGGAACAGCGAGAAGTTGGCGAAGTAAATGTCCGAGAGTGTGCGATCCAAGTGCCGAAGCTCGTCCGGCAGTTCGCCCATT
The DNA window shown above is from Rubripirellula reticaptiva and carries:
- the lptB gene encoding LPS export ABC transporter ATP-binding protein; the encoded protein is MTSENPWILEAFELQKTYGRRRVVDGVNLHVGRGEIVGLLGPNGAGKSTSFRMICGLVEPDRGRVYLDGADVTTWPMYRRARDGHMGYLPQEPSVFKSLTVEQNISALLELLGIDRKARKARTDELLEEFNITHIRKSKAGGLSGGERRRLEIARCLVSNPKIVMLDEPFAGIDPVTVQSIQEVILQLRESGISVLITDHAAREILGTVDRCYVIYQGQVLIDGTPEEVKRHPKVREEYLGDLDGVERNQPPHATVPKPHFGAAPSSQKAPKRRITDV
- a CDS encoding shikimate kinase; this translates as MLITRHLYLTGFRGTGKTSVAARLAAAWAAPSIDLDEVIEKKAEKSIREIFAEGGESLFRDLESAALVEVAAGRASIISLGGGAILRAENREVLASTGVRVWLDATADEICGRVLADASTADRRPALTALSQREEIERLLADRHDLYESSADFRVDTTGKSIDQVAAEVMKAVGKN
- a CDS encoding SGNH/GDSL hydrolase family protein, which translates into the protein MTKKAKSDKQPAAVNHAKSRRTAMIVGAIALSLLPFVVIEWAVRTFADPPAAVDVHSVVGLDHLQPLFELDPASDRYRIPDWRLQFFCRDSFPRVKSAGTRRVFVLGGSTVQGRPFSTETAFSTWLRLQLQAADPNTNFEVINCGGVSYASYRVAKILDEVLAYQPDAIVIYTGHNEFLEDRSYEHIRQLGPIRRSITRATSSWATARWIQRKLMPPEIRAPMILATEVDTRLDHIGGLDSYQNDPTWRSEVESQFSQSFSGMLSAAKAAKVPVIVCSPSSDLVNTPPFKSDPTVARFDASLTYAAGRAKWEAGEVAEAKRLLVLAKNQDICPLRATDAIVQSVHDACRDFETPMIDTDELFDMRNHLGAKVSDGIADPEFFADHVHPTIAGHQRIAAALLEKFTNKGWVTISSSSQARFEAAAASHLSSLDETYYARGRQRLRGLRRWASGRAALPIAEDQKSLE
- the lepB gene encoding signal peptidase I, coding for MARAKNADRIKQEAAEAAANQDQRTPAEKRAESFRVAAQRETVEAFVVAFILALLFRAFLAEAFVIPTGSMAPTLMGAHKDLSCDQCGQQFQVGASRERSGASTNLVVVGGVCPNCRHVNSLDLKDNGEDTTFNGDRILVSKFKYMIHDPDRWDVIVFKYPGNPKQNYIKRLVGLPTETLTLSHGDVYARRTGTNDKSMILRKPPTTLMAMSQLVYDTDFQSESLVNADYPSRWQAWAEGADSPPENSWTTDRKTDGFVATVKAPADADQWLRYFHRFPTDEQWSAADAGQSLSDVDAYQSQAITDFYAYDSYIHVPAGYVYKERPSTSGGGSLERSLNGGFSNGEFNENYDSGAGPEQFRGVAIWGGQDSGNQQIGRDGMHWVGDLIAEADIETSSDAKEVTLEIVEAGVKYQCRINLADGRAKLTIIDAGSGKGETRNFTGANSSPTAETGFKAGSRHTVRLSNCDDQLVLWVDGDVIEFDSLTTFDARDYRSRDEDYPRWSKNDPLDAAPVGLAVKGGEATVRHLQIRRDKYYIATNNANFGGINDYDNSTLFRLAGSGVSMGDIQSVFAMPQRWDEFIGWQARRTVSFTLHEDQFFPMGDNSPESLDARCWAGTKSQYKLPRGVNEPAWRWADDSYVPRDLLVGKALVVFWPHSWSSPVPFTPNFKRMKLIR